The genomic stretch AATATCAATAAACTATTTTAGAAGAAATTTTAATATGAACTTATGGCTCATGATAATGAAACGAGAGGCAATCTTTCCGTAATTCATTCGATGAATAAGCGTGCAATACATATAATGTTTAAAGAAAAAATTCTGTCTTTCATAAATACAGTATCATAAAAAGTATGCATAAGATTGTTGTTATTAGAAAGGATTTTTAAGAGCTATTTTTTCTGTTAAAAGAATAAAGACCTCAAAGAGGTATTTTGTCAAGAAACACCTTCCTTTGCTCAAATCCAATTTATTGGAATTGTTTGAAGTGCAGCTTTGATAACAAGCATGAGCAGGATATACATTTTTATATAAAGTTTCCAAGAGTTTTCTCAAATAAGTTCTTTAAACAAAAAATATGAAAGCGTGTGTTGTTTTTCTTGTGTTTTATTTTGATTATTGTATATACTCTCCTAATCCACTATTAAATTTTTTTATTTGAGAAAGAGGCATAAATGGCCCGCGTAACGGTAGAAGATTGTATTGATAAAGTTGATAACCGCTTTGAATTGGTACTTTTAGCAGGTCATCGGGCGCGTCAGATTTCACAAGGAGCGCAAATTACAGTCGATCGTGATAATGATAAAAATCCAGTTGTTGCTTTGCGTGAAATAGCAGAAGAAACGTTGTCGCCTGCTGATTTAAAAGAAGATCTTATTCATTCGCTACAAAAGCATGTGGAAGTAGATGAGCCAGAAATGGTAAGTGAATTTATCACCCATTCAAGTGAAGCTGAAAGTGTTTTTAATTCATCATCGCAAGAAGAAGGAACTTCATTTGATCATATGTCAGAAGAAGAGCTTTTAGCGGGGATTGAAGGTTTGGTCGTTCCAGAAAAAAATGACGATTATTAATTGCATTGGTTGATACTACAGGAGTAAAGATACTTTGTCATGTAAGGGGGGGTTATTTTTCTTGTCTTTTATTGATAAGGTGTGTTCAATAAGGATTAAAGGTGTGAAAAGATAAAGGATATGCTCGTATGATGCGTCAGTGTGAGCTTGTTGAGCGTGTTCAGCGTTACAAGTCTGACGTAGACAAGGCTCTTTTAAACAGGGCTTATGATTATGCAATGAGAAAGCATGCACATCAAAAGCGTGCTTCAGGTGATCTTTATTTTTCTCATCCTTTAGAAGTCGCTGCTATTTTAACAGATATGCGATTGGATGAGGCAACGATTGCTGTTGCTCTTTTGCATGATACAATTGAAGACACAAGTGCTACACGAGCAGAAATTGATCAACTTTTTGGTTCTGAAATTGGTAAGTTGGTTGAAGGGCTTACAAAGCTTAATAAGCTTGATCTTGTATCAAAGAAAGCTGTACAGGCAGAAAATCTTCGTAAACTTCTTATTGCCATTTCTGATGATGTTCGTGTGCTTTTAGTCAAACTTGCAGACCGCCTTCATAATATGCGTACCCTTGGCGTCATGCGTGATGATAAACGTCGACGAATTGCTGAGGAGACAATGGATATTTATGCACCACTTGCGGGCCGTATGGGTATGCAGGATATGCGCGAAGAATTAGAGGATCTCTCTTTCTTTTATTTAAATCCAGAAGGTCATCGTACGATTACCAATCGACTTTCTGAATTATCAAAGCGCAATCGTGATTTGCTTTCCACAATTGAAAATGAATTGACAAAACTTTTTTTGGAAAATGGCATTAAAGCAGATGTTAAAAGCCGTCAGAAAAAATCTTATTCCGTTTTTCGCAAAATGGAAAGCAAAGCATTATCTTTTGAACAGTTATCGGATATTTTTGGATTTCGTGTGATTGTTGAATCCGTGAATGATTGTTATCGTGCTCTTGGTGTCATCCATACGACCTGGCCGATGGTTCCTGGTCGTTTTAAAGATTATATCTCTATACCAAAGCAAAATGATTATCGTTCTATTCATACAACCATTGTGGGACCTTCGAGACAACGCGTTGAATTGCAAATTAGAACAGCTGCCATGAATGAAGTTGCTGAATATGGGGTTGCTGCCCATTCCATATATAAGGAGCAGGGTTCCAATTATTCGACTTCGAAGTTATCAAGCGAAACGAATGCCTATGCATGGTTGCGTCAAACGATACAATCTTTATCTGATGGAGATAATCCGGAAGAGTTTTTAGAACACACAAAACTTGAGCTTTTTCAAGACCAAGTTTTTTGTTTTACACCAAAAGGTCGATTAATTGCTTTTCCTAAAGGCGCGACACCTATCGATTTTGCTTATGCTGTCCACACAGAGATTGGCGATTCTTGTGTGGGCGTAAAAATCAATGGTCGTATTATGCCTTTAATGACTAAATTAAAAAATGGTGACGAAGTTGATATTATCCGTTCACACGCTCAAATTCCGCCCGCTGCGTGGGAATTTCTTGTTGTCACAGGTAAAGCACGTTCAGCTATCCGTCGCGCAAGCAGAGCAGCGGTGCGTAAGCAATATTCAGGCTTAGGATATCGTATTCTTGAGCGTTCATTTGAATATATGGGAAAACAATTTTCAAAAGATGTTTTGAAGAAAGTTTTACCGCGTTTGGCGCGTAAAGATGTAGAGGATGTCTTGGCTGCTGTTGGGCGTGGAGAATTGTTTTCCGCTGATGTGATTAAAGCGGTTTATCCTGATTATCAAGAGCGTGTAGTCCAAAAATCATCTTTTAAGCCAGGAGAGGAAGGGTGGTTCAATATTGAAAATGCTCAAGGGATGATTTTTAAGGTTCCAGAAAATGAAAAGGATGCAATGATAGAGGATCATCAATCTAAAGCCTTACCTATTCGAGGAACCCGTGGAGATATCCCTGTCCGTTTTTCACCAGAAGGAGCAGTGCCTGGAGATCGGATTGTTGGTATTATGCAACCAGGCGCTGGGATCGTTATTTATCCAATCCAGTCTTCGGCTTTGATGGCCTATGATGATCAGCCAGAACGATGGATTGATGTCCGCTGGGATATTGATGCTCAAATGAATGAACGTTTTCCTGCGCGAATAAATATTTTGGTTGTCAATAGTCCTGGTTCGTTAGCAGAAATTACGCAAATAATTTCTGCTAACGATGCCAATATCCAAAATTTATCTTTGATCCGAACGGCACCAGATTTTACAGAAATGATGATTGATTTGGAAGTTTGGGATTTAAAACATTTGAATCGTATTTTTTCTCAGTTAAAAAAGGCAAATTCAGTCAGTACAGTACGGCGGGTTCATGGATAACAAGGAAGATTTTGCAATGAATACACAAGATGTCATTGATATTTTTAAACAAGCAGATGCTATTCTAGAAGGGCATTTTATTTTAACATCGGGACGCCATAGTGCAACTTATATGCAAAAGGCAAAAGTGTTTATGCATGCTGACTTGACGGAAAAACTCTGTTGTGGATTGGCTGAAAAAATCAAAGAATCTATCAAGGAACAAATTGATTATGTTGTTGGTCCCGCAATTGGTGGTCTTATTCCTTCCTATGAGACTTCACGTTACCTTGGTGTTCCTTCTCTTTGGGTAGAGCGTGTCAATGGCGTCTTTGAATTACGACGTTTTGAAATCAAGAAGGGTGCGC from Bartonella kosoyi encodes the following:
- the rpoZ gene encoding DNA-directed RNA polymerase subunit omega — its product is MARVTVEDCIDKVDNRFELVLLAGHRARQISQGAQITVDRDNDKNPVVALREIAEETLSPADLKEDLIHSLQKHVEVDEPEMVSEFITHSSEAESVFNSSSQEEGTSFDHMSEEELLAGIEGLVVPEKNDDY
- a CDS encoding RelA/SpoT family protein encodes the protein MMRQCELVERVQRYKSDVDKALLNRAYDYAMRKHAHQKRASGDLYFSHPLEVAAILTDMRLDEATIAVALLHDTIEDTSATRAEIDQLFGSEIGKLVEGLTKLNKLDLVSKKAVQAENLRKLLIAISDDVRVLLVKLADRLHNMRTLGVMRDDKRRRIAEETMDIYAPLAGRMGMQDMREELEDLSFFYLNPEGHRTITNRLSELSKRNRDLLSTIENELTKLFLENGIKADVKSRQKKSYSVFRKMESKALSFEQLSDIFGFRVIVESVNDCYRALGVIHTTWPMVPGRFKDYISIPKQNDYRSIHTTIVGPSRQRVELQIRTAAMNEVAEYGVAAHSIYKEQGSNYSTSKLSSETNAYAWLRQTIQSLSDGDNPEEFLEHTKLELFQDQVFCFTPKGRLIAFPKGATPIDFAYAVHTEIGDSCVGVKINGRIMPLMTKLKNGDEVDIIRSHAQIPPAAWEFLVVTGKARSAIRRASRAAVRKQYSGLGYRILERSFEYMGKQFSKDVLKKVLPRLARKDVEDVLAAVGRGELFSADVIKAVYPDYQERVVQKSSFKPGEEGWFNIENAQGMIFKVPENEKDAMIEDHQSKALPIRGTRGDIPVRFSPEGAVPGDRIVGIMQPGAGIVIYPIQSSALMAYDDQPERWIDVRWDIDAQMNERFPARINILVVNSPGSLAEITQIISANDANIQNLSLIRTAPDFTEMMIDLEVWDLKHLNRIFSQLKKANSVSTVRRVHG
- the pyrE gene encoding orotate phosphoribosyltransferase, producing the protein MNTQDVIDIFKQADAILEGHFILTSGRHSATYMQKAKVFMHADLTEKLCCGLAEKIKESIKEQIDYVVGPAIGGLIPSYETSRYLGVPSLWVERVNGVFELRRFEIKKGARVVIVEDIVTTGLSIRETVEALAAAGAEVLASACILDRSGGKVDVGVPLIALAEYEIASYASDELPADLSAIPAIKPGSRNI